From a region of the Mucilaginibacter auburnensis genome:
- the pdxH gene encoding pyridoxamine 5'-phosphate oxidase produces MDREELQNLRQDYTAASLSEKDSSADPIQQFDSWFNQAVEAKVLEPNAMTLSTATHDGRPSGRIVLLKGYDKEGFSFYTNYLSRKGKEIAKNPLGALTFFWGELERQVRIEGTIEKLSKEQSEAYFHSRPKSSQIGAVVSPQSQEVGSRGELDGRMVKMENEYKDKEIPKPAHWGGYVLKPRVIEFWQGRPSRLHDRIVYKKVDNKTWKKVRLAP; encoded by the coding sequence ATGGACCGAGAAGAACTACAAAATTTAAGGCAGGATTACACAGCGGCATCATTATCTGAAAAAGATAGTAGTGCCGATCCTATTCAACAGTTTGATAGCTGGTTTAACCAGGCAGTTGAGGCTAAAGTGCTTGAACCTAATGCCATGACGTTGTCTACTGCAACACACGATGGTCGTCCGTCAGGTCGTATTGTATTGTTGAAAGGTTATGACAAAGAAGGGTTTTCATTTTACACTAATTATCTAAGTCGCAAAGGGAAAGAAATAGCTAAAAATCCACTTGGTGCACTTACATTTTTTTGGGGTGAACTGGAGCGCCAGGTACGCATTGAAGGCACTATTGAAAAGCTAAGCAAAGAGCAGTCTGAGGCATATTTCCATTCTCGCCCTAAAAGCAGCCAGATCGGCGCTGTAGTATCACCACAAAGCCAGGAAGTTGGTAGTCGTGGTGAATTGGATGGCCGAATGGTAAAGATGGAAAACGAATATAAAGACAAGGAGATACCCAAACCCGCGCATTGGGGTGGCTATGTTTTAAAGCCCCGTGTTATTGAGTTTTGGCAGGGAAGACCAAGCCGTTTGCATGACCGCATTGTGTATAAAAAAGTTGACAATAAAACCTGGAAGAAAGTACGCCTGGCACCATGA
- a CDS encoding YqgE/AlgH family protein, producing the protein MLNSITPAAGGLLLSEPFMMDPNFKRSVILLAEYADVGVMGFILNHQSDYLLGDVLPDVSYSEIPVFTGGPVAANTLHFIHRAPEKIEGGIELAEGIYWGGDFEQVKELVSSYQLNETEIKFFMGYSGWTQEQLADEVRDNSWLVTNKFSTEMLFNSNDQQMWKQVIISMGQRFAHIANFPENPQLN; encoded by the coding sequence ATGCTAAATTCAATTACACCGGCAGCAGGAGGCTTGTTACTATCTGAGCCCTTTATGATGGACCCTAACTTTAAACGGTCTGTAATATTACTTGCGGAATATGCTGATGTTGGTGTAATGGGCTTTATATTAAATCATCAAAGTGACTATTTGTTGGGTGATGTTTTACCAGACGTTTCTTACTCAGAAATTCCGGTTTTTACAGGCGGCCCAGTCGCTGCTAACACGCTGCATTTCATTCATCGTGCCCCCGAAAAAATTGAGGGAGGAATAGAATTGGCTGAAGGTATTTACTGGGGAGGGGATTTTGAGCAGGTTAAAGAATTAGTAAGCAGTTATCAGTTAAATGAAACCGAGATCAAATTTTTTATGGGTTACTCCGGCTGGACGCAAGAGCAACTGGCAGATGAGGTGAGGGATAACAGTTGGTTGGTTACCAATAAATTCAGCACCGAAATGCTGTTTAACAGTAACGATCAGCAAATGTGGAAACAGGTGATCATTAGCATGGGACAACGCTTTGCTCATATTGCTAACTTTCCGGAAAACCCGCAATTAAACTGA
- a CDS encoding STM3941 family protein, giving the protein MNPPLKELYFYKSPLQALKLLLLSAPFIVVSLIDITGYSDIMPKGLAWLGLCFFGLSIPLALYIVLDRRPQIIISEIGIFDRMAYKEMVNWELVNDAYRVDVHGQRIICIVLDERAIPLLKGNKNLKNISKAMGFQEVNLSLGHLKNRDQDKVEWLIGRLMHANPSERKTLMIDSTAKT; this is encoded by the coding sequence ATGAATCCTCCATTGAAAGAGCTATATTTTTATAAATCGCCCCTCCAAGCCTTAAAGTTACTTTTGTTAAGTGCTCCGTTTATTGTTGTAAGTCTTATAGACATAACAGGGTACTCAGATATAATGCCCAAAGGCCTGGCCTGGCTTGGTTTATGCTTTTTCGGGCTTTCAATACCATTAGCACTATACATAGTGCTTGACCGTCGACCTCAAATTATTATAAGTGAGATCGGTATATTTGACAGAATGGCCTATAAAGAAATGGTTAACTGGGAGCTTGTTAATGATGCTTACCGAGTAGATGTGCATGGGCAACGAATTATTTGCATTGTGTTAGATGAGCGGGCAATACCACTGTTAAAAGGCAATAAAAATCTTAAAAACATATCTAAAGCGATGGGGTTTCAGGAAGTAAATTTATCTTTGGGGCATTTAAAAAACAGAGACCAAGATAAGGTAGAATGGCTGATTGGAAGACTGATGCATGCCAATCCATCGGAAAGAAAAACATTAATGATTGATAGCACTGCTAAAACATGA
- a CDS encoding NADH-quinone oxidoreductase subunit D yields MDYTQGLKNYNDKIAAASVEDMVLNMGPQHPSTHGVLRLELITDGEIVKECIPHMGYLHRCFEKHGERLTYQQTIPFTDRMDYLASMNNSHAWVMGVERMLGIDKDIPKRIEYIRVLMCELNRIASHLIAVGTYGIDIGAFTPFLWCFRDREHIMGMMEWASGSRLLYNYIWVGGLFYDLPVGFEERCREFVEYFKPKMVELNELLTNNQIFISRTANVGVLPLDVAINYGCSGPIVRGSGLKWDLRRIDGYSVYPELEFDIPVGKGEMGKLGDCWDRYKVRVDEIDESLKIVEQCLDRLQKELKRTPDFDPRAKLPRKLVPKPQDYYVRCEGPRGELGFYFIHKQNKEQAKDGSTRMMDTEVPFRVKARGPGFNNLSVLPELSKGVMIADLVAIVGSLDFVLGEVDR; encoded by the coding sequence ATGGATTATACACAAGGGTTAAAAAATTACAACGATAAAATTGCCGCTGCGAGCGTGGAGGACATGGTGCTTAACATGGGGCCGCAGCATCCTTCAACACATGGGGTTTTGCGCCTTGAGTTAATTACCGATGGCGAAATTGTGAAGGAATGTATTCCGCATATGGGCTACCTACATCGCTGTTTTGAAAAACATGGTGAGCGGCTTACTTACCAGCAAACCATCCCGTTTACCGACAGGATGGATTACCTGGCATCTATGAACAACAGTCATGCCTGGGTAATGGGTGTTGAACGCATGCTGGGTATTGATAAAGACATTCCTAAGCGAATTGAATATATCCGCGTATTAATGTGTGAGCTTAACCGTATTGCCTCGCATCTGATTGCAGTAGGCACTTACGGCATTGACATTGGAGCATTTACCCCTTTTCTATGGTGTTTCCGCGATAGGGAACACATCATGGGTATGATGGAATGGGCATCGGGTTCGCGCTTGTTGTACAACTATATTTGGGTGGGCGGTTTATTTTACGACTTACCCGTTGGCTTTGAAGAACGCTGCCGGGAGTTTGTTGAATACTTTAAACCCAAGATGGTTGAGCTAAATGAACTGCTCACCAATAACCAGATATTTATTAGCCGTACGGCAAATGTTGGGGTCTTACCTTTAGACGTAGCCATTAATTATGGTTGCTCAGGACCTATAGTGAGAGGCTCAGGATTAAAATGGGATCTGCGCCGCATTGATGGCTACTCAGTTTACCCCGAATTAGAGTTTGATATACCTGTTGGAAAGGGCGAGATGGGCAAATTAGGTGATTGCTGGGACCGCTACAAAGTACGTGTTGATGAAATAGATGAATCATTAAAAATTGTGGAGCAATGCCTTGATCGCCTGCAAAAAGAATTGAAGCGCACGCCGGATTTTGACCCCCGTGCCAAGCTCCCTCGCAAACTGGTTCCAAAACCGCAGGATTATTATGTGCGTTGCGAAGGGCCAAGAGGCGAACTTGGTTTTTACTTCATACACAAACAAAACAAAGAGCAAGCTAAAGACGGCTCAACCAGGATGATGGATACCGAAGTACCATTCCGTGTTAAAGCGCGCGGACCGGGTTTTAATAATTTATCTGTATTGCCTGAGCTATCAAAAGGTGTTATGATTGCTGATCTGGTGGCTATTGTAGGGTCGTTAGACTTTGTGTTAGGAGAAGTAGACAGATAG
- a CDS encoding S1 family peptidase, with the protein MSESQLLEKIERYYNGEMNAEERAAFEAMRKADATFDARVNEHQLFAGLLKQYSERVELENRLNAIHQEIDVHDLKESLMAHPSWVVRMWRNHHSKISVAASVAIFAFLSVMWASGKFDDRNNIEALKNKVDQLDRSNATLSRSIRAIKSENAKPADRYSSTGTGFAITSDGLVATNYHVVRDADSVYLQNYDGKSFKAKVVYTEPQHDIAILKIADDSFSNLGAIPYSFKRSESSLAEKLFTYGYPEGTAVYRNGYLAAKTGFRGDSVHYQIDIPIHPGNSGSPLLDSKGNLIGITDAKQAQFEGAHYAIKSKYLLDAIDNIPEDSLTRKISINKKSSLTGLSDVDKIEKVKKFTFMVKIYGQ; encoded by the coding sequence ATGAGCGAGAGTCAACTTTTAGAAAAAATTGAACGGTATTACAATGGCGAAATGAATGCCGAAGAACGCGCGGCGTTTGAGGCCATGCGTAAAGCTGATGCAACTTTTGATGCCAGGGTAAACGAGCACCAGCTATTTGCCGGTTTGCTTAAACAATACAGCGAGCGCGTTGAACTGGAAAACCGCCTCAACGCTATTCATCAGGAAATTGATGTTCATGATTTGAAAGAAAGCCTGATGGCGCATCCTTCATGGGTGGTACGTATGTGGCGTAATCATCACTCTAAAATATCTGTAGCGGCGTCCGTTGCTATTTTCGCGTTTTTAAGCGTTATGTGGGCCTCCGGTAAGTTTGACGATCGCAACAATATAGAGGCATTAAAAAATAAGGTAGATCAGCTTGACCGTTCAAATGCTACGCTGAGCAGATCTATTAGGGCTATTAAATCAGAAAACGCAAAACCTGCCGACCGTTACAGCAGTACAGGCACAGGTTTCGCCATCACTTCCGACGGGTTAGTTGCTACCAACTACCACGTTGTGCGCGATGCCGACTCTGTTTATCTGCAAAATTATGATGGTAAATCATTTAAGGCTAAGGTAGTTTATACCGAGCCGCAACATGATATTGCCATACTTAAAATAGCCGACGATTCTTTCTCCAATTTAGGTGCAATACCATATTCATTTAAACGCTCTGAAAGCTCCTTGGCCGAAAAACTGTTTACTTACGGTTACCCTGAAGGAACAGCGGTTTACCGTAATGGTTATCTGGCTGCTAAAACAGGTTTCCGTGGCGATAGCGTACATTATCAAATTGATATTCCTATTCATCCGGGCAATAGCGGCAGCCCGCTTTTGGACAGCAAAGGAAACTTGATTGGTATTACTGATGCCAAACAAGCGCAGTTTGAAGGCGCTCACTATGCTATCAAATCAAAATATCTGCTTGATGCTATTGATAACATTCCGGAAGATTCATTAACAAGAAAGATCTCTATCAACAAAAAGAGTTCTTTAACCGGTTTAAGTGATGTTGATAAAATTGAAAAGGTAAAGAAGTTTACTTTTATGGTGAAGATATACGGACAGTAA
- the purE gene encoding 5-(carboxyamino)imidazole ribonucleotide mutase: MSSPKVGIIMGSKSDLPVMQDAADVLKALGVDYEITVVSAHRTPDRMFTYAREAAGRGIKVIIAGAGGAAHLPGMVASLTHLPVIGVPVKSSNSIDGWDSILSILQMPNGIPVATVALNAAKNAGILAAQIISTSDEVVTQNLIAFKDELRKKVEESAAEMEK, encoded by the coding sequence ATGAGTTCACCAAAAGTTGGAATAATAATGGGCAGCAAATCGGATCTTCCGGTTATGCAGGATGCCGCAGATGTGTTAAAAGCATTAGGGGTTGATTACGAAATAACTGTAGTATCAGCCCACCGCACGCCTGATAGAATGTTTACCTACGCACGCGAAGCTGCCGGCAGAGGCATCAAAGTTATTATTGCCGGTGCAGGTGGCGCGGCGCATTTGCCGGGTATGGTGGCTTCATTAACACACCTACCTGTTATAGGCGTTCCGGTAAAGTCAAGCAACTCAATTGATGGCTGGGATTCTATCCTTTCTATTTTGCAGATGCCTAACGGTATTCCTGTTGCTACTGTTGCATTAAACGCAGCTAAAAACGCGGGGATTCTGGCTGCACAGATCATCTCAACCAGTGATGAAGTTGTTACTCAAAACCTGATAGCGTTCAAGGACGAACTTCGGAAAAAGGTAGAAGAGTCTGCTGCCGAAATGGAGAAATAA
- a CDS encoding NADH-quinone oxidoreductase subunit C produces MSFDDIKQLLIDKFGAGVIVGEETGGLQSALQITPDLIADVCLELRNNPLTYFDYLACLSGVDQGASDGRFEVVYHLTSIPYRLNLVLKVSKQHDRNTDELPSFKSVSAVYRTADWHEREAYDLVGIFFENHPDLRRILLPDDWEGYPLRKDYTNAEYYKGIKID; encoded by the coding sequence ATGAGTTTTGATGATATTAAGCAATTACTGATTGATAAATTTGGCGCTGGGGTTATTGTTGGCGAAGAAACAGGCGGACTACAGTCTGCTTTACAAATAACGCCCGACCTTATTGCCGATGTTTGTTTGGAGCTACGCAATAATCCGCTTACTTACTTTGATTATCTGGCCTGCTTAAGCGGGGTTGACCAAGGCGCAAGTGATGGCCGCTTTGAGGTAGTTTACCATCTTACCTCTATCCCCTATCGCTTAAATCTGGTATTGAAGGTAAGTAAACAACATGACCGTAATACAGATGAATTGCCTTCATTTAAAAGTGTATCAGCAGTTTATCGCACTGCCGACTGGCACGAGCGGGAAGCGTACGATCTGGTAGGGATATTTTTTGAGAACCATCCTGATCTGCGCCGTATTTTATTACCTGATGATTGGGAGGGTTATCCGTTAAGAAAAGATTATACAAACGCTGAGTATTATAAAGGAATAAAGATAGATTAA